The following coding sequences lie in one Helicobacter fennelliae genomic window:
- a CDS encoding CDP-glycerol glycerophosphotransferase family protein, producing MRGLRSFSIRILALLACLHSVCFAYLDPGSGSLLLSSVVAIFISSIFFFKGIFYKISFLINGGGQAKAYLGKKIALDPTSLDSTNIVFYCEGKQYSNVFSPILDYFDLLHFPYIYYTSSPDDPLLTRAKSCTHSHFEFIGDPNKAWVKLNSLTANIVVMTTPALDVLQIRRSKGVKHYCHIIHSPASVDNYEVFALDYFDSVLVNSTIHEPFIREVEAVRGLKQKKLILSGCTYLDVLQAKLKAFQNTQKPNTESKTSKTILISPSWGREALLSKYGMQLITPLAEAGFEIIIRPHPQSFISESSLIVSLQNLTQSYPNVSWDTRTDNIYALDRTDLMIGDFSGVIFDFICLFEKPIITIETHFNVVGYDLEDTSFKEPWVCGVLKTIGKNIKAEQIPQIAQIADEILHSKESKQIQSNIKALKSSLWTYEGYGGEVCAKALLSLQQELLAQELNPSILSKVMQINSILGNQQKQGGINA from the coding sequence GTGAGAGGATTGAGAAGTTTTAGTATTCGTATTTTGGCACTTTTGGCTTGCTTGCACTCTGTGTGCTTTGCCTATCTGGATCCTGGTAGTGGCTCGCTCTTGCTCTCATCAGTCGTGGCGATTTTTATCTCTAGTATTTTTTTCTTTAAAGGTATATTTTATAAGATTAGCTTTTTAATAAATGGGGGGGGGCAAGCAAAAGCTTATTTAGGCAAAAAGATAGCACTAGATCCTACAAGCCTAGATTCTACAAATATCGTCTTTTATTGCGAAGGTAAGCAGTATAGCAATGTTTTCTCCCCTATCTTAGACTATTTTGATTTACTTCATTTTCCATATATTTATTACACCTCAAGCCCTGATGATCCCCTGCTTACTCGTGCTAAAAGTTGCACCCATTCGCACTTTGAGTTTATCGGTGATCCAAACAAGGCATGGGTAAAGCTCAATTCGCTTACCGCAAATATTGTAGTGATGACTACGCCCGCACTTGATGTGCTACAAATCCGCCGATCAAAAGGTGTAAAACATTATTGCCACATTATCCATTCTCCTGCAAGTGTTGATAATTACGAAGTTTTTGCACTTGATTATTTTGATTCTGTATTGGTTAATTCCACAATACATGAGCCATTTATTCGTGAAGTTGAAGCTGTGCGAGGACTAAAGCAAAAAAAGCTTATCCTCTCTGGCTGCACTTATCTTGATGTATTGCAAGCAAAGCTAAAGGCTTTTCAAAACACACAAAAACCAAATACAGAATCTAAAACTTCAAAAACTATCCTTATCTCACCTTCTTGGGGAAGAGAAGCATTACTAAGTAAATATGGTATGCAACTTATCACGCCTTTAGCAGAAGCTGGGTTTGAGATCATCATTCGCCCACATCCACAAAGCTTTATTTCAGAATCTAGCCTTATTGTTTCCTTGCAGAATCTCACACAAAGCTATCCTAATGTCTCTTGGGATACTCGCACAGATAATATTTATGCGCTAGATAGAACAGATCTTATGATAGGAGATTTCTCTGGTGTGATTTTTGATTTTATATGTCTTTTTGAAAAGCCTATCATCACAATAGAAACACATTTTAATGTAGTAGGTTATGACTTAGAAGACACAAGCTTCAAAGAACCTTGGGTGTGTGGTGTGCTTAAAACTATAGGCAAAAACATAAAAGCAGAGCAAATACCCCAAATCGCACAAATTGCTGATGAGATTTTGCACTCTAAGGAATCTAAGCAGATTCAATCCAATATAAAAGCCCTCAAATCATCGCTTTGGACATATGAAGGATACGGTGGAGAAGTTTGCGCTAAAGCACTTCTTAGTCTGCAACAAGAGCTTTTAGCACAAGAGCTAAACCCATCTATCCTCTCAAAAGTAATGCAGATAAACTCTATTTTAGGCAATCAACAAAAACAAGGAGGCATAAATGCTTGA
- a CDS encoding YidC/Oxa1 family membrane protein insertase — translation MLDILYFILIYPLEQSLDFILGFLIKCLHSPALSIIAISILINLFLFKLFVYTDRLAESDKAIKQKLDSRIKGWKSVYKGAKLHAFTKTLYRQNHYHPIFALRGLGGLALQIPFFIAIAAVISKSSVFEGISFLWINDLSKPDSVLFANLHILPLLMTIFTLLNVFISSKERAARIQGTLIALIFLVLLYNMPSALVLYWTINTLFYLLKSVINNYKLSLRRNKSQETSKIFSVIHHHCDSSKESSSCHKPTTCHSEGVQSMTEESANTRFFAHTRNDKVDSIDCHASQVKLAMTKGVCCHKSINVDSSNDNTNKSLYINISIFAILNISFLICVFSPFAVYSSDVSQFDPTQTSATLSALFGIFLLSSFVCIYLTSFFYNTRLLKLGTFAVSVILLIGLVYTFILDYNVVTAQSYGAMEAMMFLDISGIMIERIHKYIDLAIGVLSCCMIFVILRFSLHFLLKCMQILLLVLVIVACIDVCKIYNITSTFKAQQNHSAQQTKQATSINPNPYLSKFSKNNLNIIVLMFDAFTGSHLKILLEQNPNLYHQLDGFVYFDNTTTASSFTHTSLPSVFGGEYYSAYEINKRMPKNLDDERMRAFPNIINSFLAHNYQVGMDIYGIDPADKITHNKNHFIATKSQDGAYYLNLYEKNYNFSLEQAIAEVSDDISLLDFISFGLFKFSPYVFRVRVLNVEDTSWRLHTGEKKSSTTVIKAATFHIAQLTSIVDNSTLGATTPTLKLIASGISHDSFAFNELCKPSIRPTPNLPQQYRDLIPKLFWGKYNSEVCALKEVDKWILWLKNKNIYDNTLFIIVSDHGRADSYPQLKIAGNKFPGYYTDTLLLVKEPKSRGNLRTDSRLMSNTDTASIICSFIGGCPNVPDNILTHYPQNREVVHFYPKYFQHDRHAPTHYILESLWKVKGNIFDPANWTNISYEFLDTPHTK, via the coding sequence ATGCTTGATATTTTGTATTTTATCCTCATCTATCCACTAGAGCAAAGCTTAGATTTTATCTTAGGATTTCTTATTAAGTGTTTGCATAGTCCTGCACTTAGCATTATTGCGATAAGTATTTTGATAAATCTATTTTTATTTAAACTTTTTGTTTATACCGACAGGCTTGCAGAATCTGATAAAGCAATAAAGCAAAAGCTAGATTCTCGTATCAAAGGCTGGAAGAGTGTCTATAAAGGCGCAAAGCTCCATGCTTTTACTAAAACACTCTACCGCCAAAACCACTATCACCCTATTTTTGCATTGCGAGGACTTGGGGGACTAGCACTGCAAATTCCATTTTTTATCGCGATTGCTGCAGTCATTAGTAAAAGCTCTGTATTTGAGGGTATCTCTTTTCTTTGGATAAATGATTTGAGCAAGCCAGATTCTGTGCTTTTTGCAAATCTGCATATATTGCCGCTTTTAATGACAATATTTACTTTGCTAAATGTCTTTATCTCTAGTAAAGAGAGGGCTGCTAGGATCCAAGGCACGCTTATTGCGCTAATATTTTTGGTGCTACTTTATAATATGCCTAGCGCGCTTGTGCTGTATTGGACGATAAATACACTTTTTTATTTGCTAAAAAGTGTGATAAATAATTATAAATTGTCATTGCGCAGAAATAAATCACAAGAGACAAGCAAAATCTTTAGTGTAATTCATCATCATTGTGATTCAAGCAAAGAATCATCATCTTGCCATAAGCCAACTACTTGTCATTCTGAAGGAGTGCAAAGCATGACTGAAGAATCCGCAAATACTAGATTCTTCGCTCACACTCGCAATGACAAAGTGGATTCTATAGATTGCCACGCTTCACAAGTGAAGCTCGCAATGACAAAAGGTGTGTGTTGCCATAAATCTATTAATGTAGATTCTAGCAATGACAATACAAACAAATCACTTTACATAAATATCTCAATCTTTGCGATTTTAAATATCTCCTTTTTAATCTGTGTATTTTCACCCTTTGCGGTATATAGCTCTGATGTGAGTCAGTTTGACCCTACACAGACAAGTGCCACACTCTCTGCACTTTTTGGAATCTTTTTGCTTAGTAGCTTTGTATGTATATATCTCACAAGCTTTTTTTATAATACAAGATTACTAAAGCTTGGGACTTTTGCAGTAAGTGTAATCTTACTTATAGGATTAGTTTATACTTTTATCTTGGATTATAATGTGGTTACAGCCCAAAGCTATGGCGCAATGGAAGCTATGATGTTTTTAGATATTTCAGGAATTATGATTGAGCGCATTCATAAATATATTGATTTGGCTATCGGCGTTCTTTCATGTTGTATGATTTTTGTGATTTTAAGATTCTCTTTACATTTTTTATTAAAATGCATGCAGATTCTATTACTTGTATTGGTTATTGTTGCTTGTATTGATGTTTGTAAAATCTACAATATCACTTCGACATTTAAAGCACAGCAAAACCATTCAGCCCAACAAACAAAACAAGCAACTTCAATCAATCCAAACCCCTATCTCTCAAAATTTTCTAAAAACAATCTCAATATTATTGTGCTTATGTTTGATGCTTTTACAGGTTCGCATTTAAAAATCCTTTTAGAACAAAATCCAAATCTTTACCATCAGCTTGATGGCTTTGTGTATTTTGATAATACAACCACAGCTTCCTCTTTTACTCACACTTCTTTGCCTTCTGTATTTGGTGGAGAATATTATAGTGCGTATGAAATCAACAAAAGAATGCCTAAAAACCTAGATGATGAGCGTATGAGAGCTTTTCCTAATATTATAAATTCATTTTTAGCGCACAATTACCAAGTAGGTATGGATATTTATGGTATTGACCCAGCAGATAAAATAACCCACAATAAAAATCACTTTATTGCCACAAAAAGTCAAGATGGAGCATATTATTTGAATCTTTATGAAAAAAACTATAATTTCAGTTTGGAGCAGGCAATCGCTGAAGTCAGCGATGATATTTCACTTCTTGATTTTATCTCTTTTGGATTATTTAAATTTAGTCCTTATGTGTTTAGAGTAAGAGTCCTCAATGTCGAGGATACAAGCTGGAGGCTTCATACAGGCGAGAAAAAAAGCTCCACAACAGTAATCAAAGCAGCTACATTTCATATCGCTCAGCTCACTTCTATTGTCGATAATTCAACACTTGGTGCAACTACCCCAACCCTAAAACTTATAGCAAGCGGAATTTCTCATGATTCTTTTGCTTTTAATGAGTTATGCAAACCTTCAATACGACCAACTCCAAATTTACCACAGCAATACAGAGACCTCATACCAAAGCTATTTTGGGGCAAATACAACTCTGAAGTCTGCGCCCTTAAAGAAGTGGATAAATGGATTTTATGGCTTAAAAATAAAAATATTTATGACAATACATTATTTATTATTGTAAGCGATCATGGACGTGCTGATAGTTATCCACAGCTAAAAATTGCAGGTAATAAATTCCCCGGCTACTATACAGATACATTATTGCTTGTCAAAGAGCCAAAATCTCGCGGTAATTTGCGCACAGATAGCAGACTTATGAGTAATACAGACACAGCAAGCATAATATGTTCTTTTATAGGTGGCTGCCCAAATGTGCCAGATAATATATTGACACATTACCCACAAAATCGTGAAGTCGTGCATTTTTATCCAAAATATTTTCAGCACGATAGACATGCGCCAACACACTATATATTAGAAAGCTTATGGAAGGTAAAGGGCAATATTTTTGA